One Dethiosulfovibrio faecalis DNA window includes the following coding sequences:
- a CDS encoding threonine synthase: MGKAVKLECAICGKIYDPDPEFTTCPDCGIDGTMHVLYDYEEIRETMTAESLARDPNRSLWRYLSLLPVSDVDAVPALQVGWTPLYDSKALAERYGVGRLLVKDDGRNPTASYKDRASAVATAMAKELGRDVVACASTGNAASSLSGFAAVSGLKSVIFVPEAAPEAKVTQLLVYGSRVFSVRGDYEETVNLAIEAIDSEGWYNRNCAINPYLVEGKKTCAMEIAEQMGWKVPDRVITSVGDGCIISSLYKGFLDLKRIGLIDRIPAITGVQAEGACPIHDAVLSGADRVTFGPADTLADSISVGAPRNWAKALNAVRSSGGTTVTVSDQEILEAMTELARATGVFGEPAGVTSFAGFRKMADQGTLGSDETVAIVVTGNGLKDAASARKAVEAPTSVDPSMESFLKVLKR; encoded by the coding sequence GTGGGGAAGGCAGTAAAGCTTGAGTGCGCCATCTGCGGAAAGATCTACGATCCCGATCCGGAGTTCACCACCTGTCCCGACTGCGGCATAGACGGGACCATGCACGTTCTCTACGATTACGAGGAAATCAGGGAGACCATGACCGCAGAGTCTCTGGCGAGGGATCCGAACAGGTCCCTGTGGCGCTACCTTTCACTGCTTCCGGTTTCGGACGTCGATGCCGTCCCGGCACTTCAGGTGGGGTGGACCCCCCTATACGATTCCAAGGCCCTGGCCGAGAGATACGGCGTAGGTCGCCTTCTGGTCAAGGACGACGGAAGAAACCCCACGGCGTCGTACAAGGACAGGGCAAGCGCCGTCGCAACCGCCATGGCGAAGGAACTCGGACGGGACGTGGTGGCCTGCGCCTCCACCGGCAACGCCGCCAGCTCCCTGTCGGGATTCGCGGCTGTCTCCGGGCTGAAAAGCGTGATATTCGTTCCCGAGGCCGCGCCGGAGGCCAAGGTAACCCAGCTTCTGGTCTACGGATCCCGGGTGTTCTCCGTCAGGGGAGACTACGAGGAGACGGTCAATCTCGCCATAGAGGCCATAGATTCGGAAGGCTGGTACAACAGAAACTGCGCCATTAACCCATATCTGGTGGAGGGAAAGAAGACCTGCGCCATGGAGATAGCCGAGCAGATGGGATGGAAGGTCCCGGACAGGGTTATAACCTCCGTCGGAGACGGCTGCATAATAAGCAGCCTCTACAAAGGATTCCTGGACCTCAAGAGGATCGGCCTGATAGACCGGATTCCGGCCATAACCGGCGTCCAGGCAGAGGGAGCCTGTCCCATCCACGACGCGGTACTGTCCGGAGCGGATAGGGTGACCTTCGGTCCCGCCGATACCTTGGCGGACAGCATATCGGTTGGCGCTCCCAGGAACTGGGCCAAGGCGCTGAACGCCGTGAGGTCCAGCGGAGGGACCACCGTGACCGTGTCGGACCAGGAGATACTGGAGGCCATGACGGAGCTGGCCCGGGCCACAGGGGTCTTCGGAGAGCCAGCCGGCGTGACGTCCTTCGCCGGATTCAGGAAGATGGCGGACCAGGGAACGCTGGGATCGGACGAGACGGTCGCCATAGTGGTGACGGGAAACGGACTCAAGGACGCGGCCTCGGCCAGAAAAGCGGTGGAGGCACCTACATCGGTGGATCCGTCGATGGAGTCGTTCCTCAAGGTGTTGAAACGGTAG
- the dctP gene encoding TRAP transporter substrate-binding protein DctP, translating into MAWKVFDGPFGEYLKEDIKKVTGFRVLGFGEAGGFFQLSNSVRPIKTVEDMKGLKMRTMTLPTHQNLMKTYGAAATPIAWAEVYTALQTGVADGQHNPLPIVLLGKLYEVQKYLTLTNHIYSTYCWIMNDEFWDGLSDDEKEVVNSSAITAIVAGRGLNRIIEGSDRGLPTIIEKGMEVNTPTPEAMEQFREMGKDSAMVFIKENFGDKGVEIADLYLEAIDEAVDELEDD; encoded by the coding sequence GTGGCCTGGAAGGTCTTCGACGGCCCCTTCGGCGAGTATCTCAAGGAGGATATCAAAAAGGTCACCGGCTTCAGGGTCCTCGGTTTCGGCGAGGCGGGTGGTTTCTTCCAGCTCTCCAACAGCGTCCGTCCCATAAAGACCGTGGAGGACATGAAGGGTCTCAAGATGCGCACCATGACCCTTCCCACCCATCAGAACCTCATGAAGACCTACGGAGCCGCCGCTACCCCCATAGCCTGGGCCGAGGTCTACACGGCGCTCCAGACCGGAGTGGCCGACGGTCAGCATAACCCCCTTCCCATAGTCCTTCTCGGGAAGCTCTACGAGGTTCAGAAGTACCTCACCCTGACCAACCACATATACAGCACCTACTGCTGGATCATGAACGACGAGTTCTGGGACGGCCTCAGCGATGACGAAAAAGAGGTAGTCAACTCCTCCGCTATAACCGCCATAGTGGCCGGACGGGGCCTCAACAGGATCATCGAGGGCTCCGATAGAGGACTTCCAACCATCATAGAGAAGGGCATGGAGGTCAACACCCCGACTCCGGAGGCCATGGAACAGTTCCGCGAGATGGGCAAGGACTCGGCAATGGTATTCATAAAGGAGAACTTCGGCGATAAGGGCGTGGAGATAGCGGATCTCTATCTCGAGGCCATAGACGAAGCAGTGGACGAGCTGGAAGACGATTAG
- a CDS encoding TRAP transporter small permease: protein MTKDRKSAGRGVFSLAERLGNGLERFLEVPVLILSIVMTASVLAGVFFRYVLRSPLGWSEELSRYIMIWMALLSVALCIWRQEHVGVTMFIKKLPRLLAKTLVFASNGLVMFFLYILLAYGLKMAERGKSQIATGLGTTMEWWLMAVPVSAGICMVMLACKMVLDVRRRDLDEILMSEELVDAVKREEGLDF from the coding sequence ATGACGAAGGATAGAAAAAGCGCGGGCCGGGGAGTTTTCTCCCTGGCCGAGCGCCTCGGAAACGGTCTGGAGAGGTTCCTGGAGGTCCCGGTACTGATACTGTCGATCGTCATGACCGCATCGGTGCTCGCCGGGGTCTTCTTCCGATACGTCCTTCGATCCCCACTGGGATGGAGCGAGGAGCTCTCCCGTTACATCATGATATGGATGGCCCTGCTGTCGGTGGCTCTTTGTATATGGAGGCAGGAGCACGTTGGAGTGACCATGTTCATAAAAAAACTTCCCCGGCTTCTGGCCAAGACCCTCGTCTTCGCCTCCAACGGACTGGTCATGTTCTTCCTCTACATACTTCTGGCCTATGGGCTCAAGATGGCCGAGAGGGGCAAGTCCCAGATAGCCACCGGACTTGGGACCACCATGGAATGGTGGCTCATGGCGGTGCCAGTCAGCGCGGGCATCTGCATGGTGATGCTGGCCTGCAAGATGGTGCTGGACGTCAGACGGAGGGATCTGGACGAAATTCTGATGTCGGAGGAACTGGTGGACGCGGTCAAGAGAGAGGAAGGACTGGACTTTTAG
- a CDS encoding YgeY family selenium metabolism-linked hydrolase gives MKIPFDQVVAKAEEYKDDMTRFLRDMIALPSESCGEEAVIKRIKEEMEKVGFDRVEIDPMGNILGYLGRGKHLIAMDAHIDTVGIGEIKNWKFDPYKGMEEGDVVGGRGASDQEGGMAAMVYAGKIIKDLGLEDDYTLLVTGTVQEEDCDGLCWQYIIEEDGIRPEFVVSTEPTDCRIYRGQRGRMEIKVETGGISCHGSAPERGENAIYKMAPIVMELRALHENLKDDDFLGKGSLTISQIFHKSPSRCAVADGCTISIDRRLTWGETWEGALQEVRNLPAVKEAEAEVSLYTYERPSWTGLVYPTDCYFPAWKLEEEHPACRTLVDGYRRLFDREPVVDKWTFSTNGVSIMGRHGIPVIGFGPGKEEEAHAPNEKTWKSHLVTCAAMYAVIPGIYVDEHCD, from the coding sequence TTGAAGATCCCTTTTGATCAGGTGGTGGCGAAGGCGGAGGAGTACAAGGACGATATGACCCGTTTCCTCAGGGACATGATAGCCCTGCCCAGCGAGAGCTGCGGCGAGGAGGCCGTCATAAAGAGGATCAAGGAGGAGATGGAGAAGGTAGGTTTCGACAGGGTGGAGATAGATCCCATGGGCAACATCCTGGGATATCTGGGACGGGGCAAGCACCTGATCGCCATGGACGCCCACATAGACACGGTCGGCATAGGGGAGATAAAGAACTGGAAGTTCGATCCCTATAAGGGCATGGAGGAAGGCGACGTCGTAGGAGGCCGCGGAGCCAGCGACCAGGAGGGCGGAATGGCCGCCATGGTCTACGCCGGAAAGATAATAAAGGACCTGGGGCTCGAGGACGACTACACCCTTCTCGTCACTGGGACGGTCCAGGAGGAGGACTGCGACGGCCTCTGCTGGCAGTACATAATAGAGGAGGACGGAATACGTCCCGAGTTCGTCGTCAGCACCGAGCCCACCGACTGCCGGATCTACCGGGGCCAGAGGGGAAGGATGGAGATAAAGGTCGAGACCGGAGGCATAAGCTGCCACGGCTCCGCCCCTGAGAGAGGGGAGAACGCCATATACAAGATGGCCCCTATCGTCATGGAGCTTAGAGCCCTCCACGAGAACCTGAAGGACGACGACTTCCTGGGCAAGGGCAGCCTGACCATATCCCAGATATTCCACAAATCCCCGTCCCGGTGCGCCGTGGCGGACGGATGCACCATATCGATAGACCGCCGTCTGACCTGGGGCGAGACCTGGGAGGGAGCCCTTCAGGAGGTCAGAAACCTTCCCGCCGTCAAGGAGGCCGAGGCGGAGGTGTCTCTCTACACCTACGAGAGGCCTTCCTGGACCGGCCTGGTATACCCGACCGACTGCTACTTCCCGGCCTGGAAGCTGGAGGAGGAGCACCCGGCCTGCAGGACCCTTGTGGACGGCTACAGAAGGCTGTTCGACCGGGAGCCCGTGGTGGACAAATGGACCTTCTCCACCAACGGCGTCTCCATAATGGGCCGCCACGGCATACCGGTCATAGGCTTCGGACCAGGCAAGGAAGAGGAGGCCCACGCCCCCAACGAGAAGACCTGGAAAAGCCACCTGGTGACCTGCGCCGCCATGTACGCCGTCATCCCGGGAATCTACGTGGACGAACACTGCGATTAA
- a CDS encoding BMP family protein, translating into MRFTEKCAVFFMAVCIALAAIAPAMAEAKAPKDHKIVLILPGPINDQSWNATNYAGLVACNKELGTAMEYVENVQASDYESTFRNYAERGYDLIMAAGTQFDEAANRVAAKYPDSVFCVVNGLVSQGPNVRPVLPKEYEASYLAGIIAGFTTETGKVGMVGGFPNKLMVRLMNTYEYGVRIGSPEAKANRAYSNSWSDVALGKQMATSMIDKGADVLFFYANQVGLGAIQAAKEKGVKFVGFASNQNDIAKGTVVASVYFDFADMYKWTLEKFMDGTLAPEVNQAGVAEGIVKVAYSDQVPDEVRAQVEKAEKAITSGNLLYFASEFPESLK; encoded by the coding sequence ATGAGATTCACCGAAAAGTGCGCCGTATTCTTCATGGCGGTCTGTATAGCCCTGGCCGCGATAGCCCCGGCTATGGCGGAGGCCAAGGCCCCGAAAGACCACAAAATAGTACTGATACTGCCGGGCCCCATAAACGACCAGAGCTGGAACGCCACCAACTACGCCGGACTGGTGGCCTGCAACAAAGAGCTCGGAACGGCCATGGAGTACGTCGAGAACGTCCAGGCCAGCGACTACGAGTCCACCTTCAGAAACTACGCCGAGAGGGGCTACGACCTCATAATGGCAGCCGGGACCCAGTTCGACGAGGCCGCCAACAGGGTGGCTGCCAAATACCCCGACAGCGTCTTCTGCGTCGTGAACGGCCTAGTATCCCAGGGGCCGAACGTCCGTCCCGTCCTGCCCAAGGAATACGAGGCCAGCTACCTGGCCGGGATAATAGCCGGATTCACCACCGAGACGGGCAAGGTAGGAATGGTCGGAGGCTTCCCGAACAAGCTGATGGTCCGTCTGATGAACACCTACGAGTACGGCGTCCGCATCGGGTCTCCCGAGGCCAAGGCCAACAGGGCCTACTCCAACTCCTGGAGCGACGTCGCTCTGGGCAAGCAGATGGCCACCTCCATGATAGACAAGGGAGCGGACGTCCTCTTCTTCTACGCCAACCAGGTGGGCCTCGGAGCCATCCAGGCCGCCAAGGAAAAGGGGGTCAAGTTCGTCGGCTTCGCCAGCAACCAGAACGATATAGCCAAGGGCACCGTCGTCGCCAGCGTCTACTTCGACTTCGCCGACATGTATAAATGGACCCTGGAGAAGTTCATGGACGGAACCCTGGCCCCCGAGGTAAACCAGGCGGGAGTCGCCGAGGGCATAGTCAAGGTGGCCTACTCGGACCAGGTTCCGGACGAGGTAAGGGCTCAGGTCGAGAAGGCCGAGAAGGCCATAACCTCCGGAAACCTCCTCTATTTCGCCTCCGAGTTTCCCGAGTCGCTGAAATAG
- a CDS encoding pyridoxal-phosphate dependent enzyme, producing the protein MSYNIIDLTVNEKQLESAVERAREKEIVIPTFAEMKDPSKVPAKIKEKLGSVGLWDVDPLNLFRITWKNEPVKDGGLYDGVNFVELPESLTGVKARIFALVGKWFPTGAHKVGATFGCLAPRLVTGQFDPVNQRAVWPSTGNYCRGGAYNAQLLGCESIAILPEGMSRERFDWLKKVAGEVIATPGSESNVKEIFDKTWELRKTRDNVVIFNQFDEMGNPLWHYVVTGNAIEEMLKQVMGKDDRYFGCAFTTGSAGTIACGDYMKELFPASKIAASEALQCPTLLWNGWGAHRIEGIGDKHVPWVHNVKNTDMIIDVDDEDSMAWIRLFNEPAGRDYLKKKGVPEDLVDSLDLVGISGAANIISCIKMAKYYELTEKDVLVTVLTDSMELYNSRLAEMEEEYGPYGEIDAAVDFHQHIRGLSVDYMQELSYRDRKRVHDLKYYTWVEQQGKSMEELDAQWYDAENYWGEIHGMADKIDEKIREFNDKTGLLK; encoded by the coding sequence ATGTCGTATAACATAATAGACCTCACCGTAAACGAGAAACAGCTCGAAAGCGCCGTCGAGAGGGCCAGGGAAAAGGAAATCGTAATTCCCACCTTCGCCGAGATGAAGGACCCCTCGAAGGTCCCGGCCAAGATAAAGGAAAAGCTGGGCTCGGTGGGACTCTGGGACGTGGATCCTCTGAACCTGTTTCGAATAACCTGGAAGAACGAGCCGGTCAAGGACGGCGGACTGTACGACGGGGTCAACTTCGTCGAGCTTCCCGAATCACTCACCGGGGTCAAGGCCAGGATCTTCGCCCTGGTGGGAAAGTGGTTCCCCACCGGAGCCCACAAGGTAGGGGCGACCTTCGGCTGTCTCGCCCCCAGGCTCGTGACGGGGCAGTTCGACCCGGTGAACCAAAGGGCGGTCTGGCCCTCCACCGGAAACTACTGCCGCGGCGGAGCCTACAACGCCCAGCTCCTGGGATGCGAGTCCATAGCCATTCTTCCCGAGGGAATGAGCCGCGAGCGTTTCGACTGGCTCAAGAAGGTGGCCGGAGAGGTAATAGCCACCCCCGGATCGGAGAGCAACGTCAAGGAGATATTCGACAAGACCTGGGAGCTCAGGAAGACCAGGGACAACGTGGTCATCTTCAACCAGTTCGACGAGATGGGCAACCCCCTCTGGCACTACGTCGTGACGGGAAACGCCATAGAGGAGATGCTGAAGCAGGTGATGGGCAAGGACGACCGCTACTTCGGCTGCGCCTTCACCACCGGGTCCGCCGGGACCATAGCCTGCGGCGACTACATGAAGGAGCTTTTCCCTGCGAGCAAGATAGCCGCCTCCGAGGCCCTTCAGTGTCCCACCCTTCTATGGAACGGATGGGGAGCCCACAGGATAGAGGGCATAGGGGACAAGCACGTGCCCTGGGTCCACAACGTTAAGAACACCGACATGATAATCGACGTGGACGACGAGGACTCCATGGCCTGGATCCGGCTGTTCAACGAGCCAGCCGGAAGGGACTACCTCAAGAAGAAGGGAGTGCCGGAGGATCTGGTGGATTCCCTCGACCTGGTGGGGATCTCCGGAGCGGCCAACATAATATCCTGCATCAAGATGGCCAAGTACTACGAGCTGACAGAGAAGGACGTCCTGGTGACCGTCCTCACCGACTCGATGGAGCTGTACAACTCCCGTCTGGCCGAGATGGAGGAGGAGTACGGTCCCTACGGCGAGATAGACGCCGCGGTGGACTTCCACCAGCACATCAGAGGGCTCTCGGTGGACTACATGCAGGAACTTTCCTACAGGGACAGAAAGAGGGTCCACGACCTCAAGTACTACACCTGGGTGGAGCAGCAGGGCAAGTCCATGGAGGAGCTGGACGCTCAGTGGTACGACGCCGAGAACTACTGGGGCGAGATCCACGGCATGGCGGACAAGATAGACGAGAAGATCAGAGAGTTCAACGACAAGACCGGATTGCTGAAATAA
- a CDS encoding N-acyl-D-amino-acid deacylase family protein, producing the protein MFDLLITGASIVDGSGRDPFVADLAVKDGLVAAIGSNLGLAEETIELAGKTLVPGFVDVHGHSELRAMTDPDVSPKLLQGYTCELAGNCGVGVAPVREEEKASLAQEVAGILGRGPDVWNWNSFPELLDRMESGAYGLDLGLLVPHGPLRNYVMGERRSGLASERDIEEMTAILREAMDAGAFGLSTGLFYDPCCYADSKELTALFETVSGRGGIVSVHQRNEGDRILESLEEILAPAESSGVRLQISHLKVGGERNRHKLDRVLETIERYAERGCDVSFDQYPYSAGSTSLYSLLPPSYLALGFSEVKRRLDDKVERGNIRGQMEEPEGWDGVYSMLGWDGIILTGADLEENRRFLGRTLREIGEMRGQDPFDSYFDLISKEGKALTMIDFITDEDSVERIMVHPLQCFGTDGLYSGCPHPRTFGCSYRVLDRYVKGKKLLTLPEAIRKLSSLPAQRAGFDDRGLLSVGFRADMVELDLDGLEDRADYGSPSLTGRGIPSVWVRGRPAVRDGEVVSREGRLVRR; encoded by the coding sequence TTGTTCGACCTCCTTATTACAGGGGCCTCCATAGTGGACGGCAGCGGAAGAGATCCCTTCGTCGCCGATCTGGCCGTTAAAGACGGCCTCGTCGCAGCCATAGGTTCGAATCTCGGACTGGCGGAGGAGACGATAGAACTCGCAGGCAAAACCCTGGTCCCGGGGTTCGTGGACGTTCACGGTCACTCGGAGCTGAGGGCCATGACCGACCCCGACGTGTCTCCTAAGCTGCTTCAGGGCTACACCTGCGAGCTGGCGGGAAACTGCGGAGTGGGAGTGGCCCCTGTCAGGGAGGAGGAGAAGGCCTCTCTTGCCCAGGAGGTGGCGGGGATATTGGGCAGAGGTCCCGACGTCTGGAACTGGAACTCCTTCCCCGAGCTGCTGGACCGGATGGAATCGGGGGCCTACGGACTCGACCTGGGGCTTCTGGTGCCTCACGGGCCTCTGAGGAACTACGTCATGGGAGAGAGGCGTTCCGGCCTCGCATCGGAGAGGGACATCGAGGAGATGACCGCCATTCTTCGGGAGGCCATGGACGCCGGTGCCTTTGGCCTGTCCACCGGGTTATTCTACGATCCCTGTTGCTACGCCGACTCGAAGGAGCTGACCGCCCTCTTCGAGACGGTCTCCGGCAGAGGCGGCATCGTGTCGGTCCACCAGAGAAACGAGGGCGATAGGATACTTGAGTCCCTGGAGGAGATCCTCGCTCCGGCAGAGTCCTCCGGGGTCAGACTTCAGATATCCCATCTGAAGGTGGGAGGAGAGAGAAACCGCCATAAGCTGGACAGGGTTTTGGAGACCATCGAGAGATACGCCGAGAGAGGTTGCGACGTTTCCTTCGATCAATACCCATATTCGGCCGGGTCCACGTCCCTCTACAGCCTGTTGCCCCCCTCGTATCTCGCCCTTGGATTTAGCGAGGTCAAGCGGCGTCTTGATGATAAAGTAGAGAGAGGAAACATCCGAGGACAGATGGAAGAGCCGGAGGGCTGGGACGGCGTCTACTCCATGCTGGGCTGGGACGGGATAATCCTGACCGGTGCCGATCTGGAGGAGAACCGGAGGTTCCTGGGTCGGACTCTGAGGGAGATAGGCGAGATGAGGGGGCAGGATCCCTTCGATTCCTACTTTGACCTGATCTCTAAGGAGGGGAAGGCGTTGACCATGATTGACTTTATCACCGACGAGGATTCGGTGGAGAGGATAATGGTCCATCCCCTTCAGTGCTTCGGCACGGACGGCCTCTATTCCGGCTGTCCTCATCCCAGAACCTTCGGATGTTCCTACCGTGTTCTGGATCGTTACGTGAAGGGCAAAAAACTTTTGACCCTTCCGGAGGCGATTCGAAAGCTTTCGTCCCTTCCGGCCCAAAGGGCCGGTTTCGACGACAGGGGACTCCTGTCGGTCGGCTTCAGGGCCGACATGGTCGAGCTGGACCTGGACGGTCTGGAGGATCGGGCGGACTACGGTTCCCCCTCTCTGACAGGTAGGGGGATTCCGTCCGTCTGGGTGCGAGGACGACCGGCCGTCAGGGACGGCGAGGTGGTATCTCGGGAGGGACGTCTCGTCAGGAGGTGA
- a CDS encoding ornithine carbamoyltransferase yields the protein MNTIFRGKDFITLEEWTKEEIDTLLEVSKDLKKDFAMGKTTPYLPYQTVFLMFFEQSTRTRNSMEAGITQLGGHAHFLDTSTMQVSHGEVAKDTAVILSRMGHAIACRNCFWGIGNAYLRDMAKYSSAPILNLQDDLFHPMQGLADLLTIQEKRGSDVKNLKVSIIWAYATTHKKPISVPLTQSLLFPRYGMDVTLAYPEGYDLPDWVVEQAKKHAESTGGSFRITHDQEEAYKDADVVFPKNWGSWFKNPSTEVVDAGLEANKGWKCTEERFALTNKDCLYMHALPADRQNEVDASVIDGPNSAIYDEAENRLHTAKSVMALTMGGRGRQ from the coding sequence ATGAACACGATATTTAGAGGCAAGGACTTCATTACACTGGAGGAGTGGACCAAGGAGGAGATAGACACCCTCCTGGAGGTATCCAAGGACCTGAAAAAGGACTTCGCCATGGGCAAGACGACCCCCTATCTGCCATACCAGACCGTCTTTCTCATGTTCTTCGAGCAGTCCACCAGGACCAGAAACTCCATGGAGGCGGGGATAACCCAGCTCGGCGGACACGCCCATTTCCTGGACACCAGCACCATGCAGGTATCCCACGGAGAGGTCGCCAAGGACACAGCGGTCATCCTATCCCGTATGGGCCACGCCATAGCCTGCCGCAACTGCTTCTGGGGAATAGGAAACGCCTATCTGAGGGACATGGCCAAGTATTCCTCCGCTCCTATCCTCAACCTTCAGGACGACCTGTTCCATCCCATGCAGGGACTGGCGGACCTGTTGACCATACAGGAGAAGAGGGGCAGCGACGTCAAAAACCTCAAGGTCTCCATCATCTGGGCCTACGCCACAACCCACAAGAAGCCCATCTCCGTGCCTCTGACCCAGAGCCTTCTGTTCCCTCGATACGGCATGGACGTTACCTTGGCCTATCCCGAGGGCTACGACCTTCCCGACTGGGTCGTCGAGCAGGCCAAGAAGCACGCCGAGAGCACCGGCGGATCCTTCAGGATAACCCACGACCAGGAGGAGGCCTACAAGGACGCCGACGTGGTCTTCCCCAAGAACTGGGGCTCCTGGTTCAAGAACCCAAGCACCGAGGTGGTAGACGCCGGTCTGGAGGCCAACAAGGGCTGGAAGTGCACCGAGGAACGTTTCGCCCTGACGAACAAGGACTGCCTCTACATGCACGCCCTTCCGGCGGACCGGCAGAACGAGGTGGACGCCTCGGTCATAGACGGCCCCAACTCGGCCATCTACGACGAGGCGGAGAACCGCCTTCACACGGCCAAATCGGTCATGGCTCTCACCATGGGAGGCAGAGGCCGCCAGTAG
- a CDS encoding TRAP transporter large permease encodes MTGFLSASFAILIAVGMPIGFVLGVAGLLGMVKMGGGAVLNLVPQRYFAGVDMFTLMAMPFFILAGEIMNKTGITQRLVKFSNILVGHLQGGLAHANIVASIFFAGITGAAVSDTAAIGSMLIPAMVDEGYDKDFSAAITAASSIIGPTIPPSNIMVIYGAFMQVSIAGLFMTGLVPGLLLGVALMIMTARISKKRGYPVGERRATVKEMLVGLKDAIVALLMPLIILGGILSGMFTPTEAAAVAVAYAMVLGFFVYRNLTLRDMVPLFLKMARTTGVVFLVIAAASILGWVLTIEQIPEKVATFMLSISDNRYVIMGLILIMLLVVGMFMDIAAALIILGPILHPLAVQLGYHPLHFGIIMVLALNIALMTPPVGACLFVACGISKLTLEQISREILPFILVELAVLLLITFVPAIPLALPGAMGLLAR; translated from the coding sequence ATGACCGGATTCCTTAGCGCCTCCTTCGCCATACTGATAGCGGTGGGGATGCCCATAGGGTTCGTCCTGGGAGTGGCGGGACTTCTCGGTATGGTCAAGATGGGCGGTGGAGCCGTCTTGAACCTGGTGCCTCAGAGGTACTTCGCAGGGGTGGACATGTTTACACTGATGGCCATGCCCTTCTTCATACTGGCGGGAGAGATCATGAACAAGACCGGCATCACCCAGAGGCTGGTCAAGTTCAGCAACATACTGGTGGGACATCTCCAGGGAGGACTGGCCCACGCCAACATAGTGGCTTCAATATTCTTCGCGGGTATAACCGGAGCGGCGGTCAGCGACACCGCCGCCATAGGATCCATGCTCATACCGGCCATGGTGGACGAGGGATACGACAAGGACTTCTCGGCGGCCATAACCGCCGCGTCCTCCATAATCGGCCCCACCATACCGCCGTCGAACATAATGGTTATCTACGGGGCCTTCATGCAGGTCTCCATAGCGGGGCTCTTCATGACAGGGCTCGTCCCGGGGCTGCTGCTAGGGGTGGCCCTCATGATAATGACAGCCAGGATATCCAAGAAGAGGGGATATCCTGTTGGAGAGAGAAGAGCCACGGTAAAGGAGATGCTGGTCGGACTGAAGGACGCCATAGTGGCCCTTCTGATGCCCCTGATAATACTGGGGGGAATTCTCTCCGGCATGTTCACCCCCACCGAGGCGGCCGCAGTAGCCGTGGCCTACGCCATGGTGCTGGGCTTCTTCGTCTACAGAAACCTCACCTTGAGGGACATGGTTCCCCTGTTTCTCAAGATGGCCAGGACCACCGGGGTGGTCTTTCTGGTCATAGCAGCCGCGTCCATTTTGGGATGGGTGCTCACCATAGAGCAGATCCCGGAGAAGGTCGCCACCTTCATGTTGAGCATAAGCGACAATCGCTACGTCATCATGGGGCTCATCCTGATCATGCTCCTGGTGGTGGGTATGTTCATGGACATAGCGGCGGCACTCATAATACTGGGTCCTATCCTTCACCCTCTGGCGGTGCAGCTGGGATACCATCCGCTTCACTTCGGGATCATCATGGTCCTGGCGCTCAACATAGCCCTGATGACCCCGCCGGTGGGGGCCTGTCTGTTCGTGGCCTGCGGCATAAGCAAGCTGACCCTGGAGCAGATAAGCCGGGAGATACTGCCCTTCATTCTGGTGGAGCTGGCGGTCCTTTTGCTTATAACCTTCGTTCCGGCCATACCTCTGGCCCTTCCGGGAGCCATGGGGCTGCTGGCTCGGTGA